In Mercenaria mercenaria strain notata chromosome 13, MADL_Memer_1, whole genome shotgun sequence, a single window of DNA contains:
- the LOC123529159 gene encoding potassium voltage-gated channel subfamily A member 1-like gives MAAVVSIMNQRRFRKSYERPDRMNSDDGDQLWVFPSHAKHGSRMGSHGSDGSKTALDTCKSSPSRLSDPLSPCSGCSIPIAHRCHLQTCERITINVSGQYYEIWASILNKHPDTLLGNPEKRLQFYDRQRDEYFFDRHRPTFEAVFNYYKYGGYLHRPEPVPDDIFLSELDFYEIEKEIVDHYKKEEGYIEEEKILPENPIQRKIWMLVEYPETSCFAYAIAIVSVIITVLSIVLFCIETIPALKKTCEENEPVNFGDPFFILETICTAFFTVEVFVRFFSCPNKLLYFKDFKNLVDVTAVIPYYITLSNSLSSQSCESSKSSTSLAFLRVVRLVRIFKLTKHSAGLQVLILTFKASLEGLLLFLVAMSVCILLFSSAIYYAEHEIKGSQISSIPDGFWWALITMCTVGYGDQVPIGFWGKIIGSMCALSGVLTLAIPVPIITENFNKFYAHKTGRGRT, from the coding sequence ATGGCTGCCGTAGTGTCTATAATGAATCAGAGGCGGTTCCGGAAGTCATACGAGCGTCCGGACCGTATGAACAGTGACGACGGGGACCAGCTATGGGTTTTTCCATCGCATGCCAAACACGGCAGTCGAATGGGATCACACGGCTCAGACGGAAGTAAAACTGCACTCGACACGTGCAAATCTTCGCCATCGCGACTTAGCGATCCGCTGTCGCCATGTAGCGGATGTAGCATACCGATAGCACATCGCTGTCACTTACAGACTTGCGAACGGATTACAATTAACGTTAGTGGACAATATTATGAAATTTGGGCATCAATTTTGAACAAACATCCTGACACTTTGCTCGGTAATCCGGAGAAGCGTTTGCAATTTTACGATCGGCAAAGAGATGAATATTTTTTCGACAGACATAGACCAACATTTGAAGCGGTTttcaattattacaaatatggagGATATCTTCATAGACCGGAGCCAGTTCCAGACGACATATTTCTGTCGgaattagatttttatgaaatagaaaaagaaatagtgGATCATTACAAAAAGGAAGAAGGATATATCGAAGAAGAAAAAATTCTTCCTGAAAACCCAATACAACGAAAAATCTGGATGTTGGTCGAATACCCCGAGACCTCATGCTTCGCCTATGCAATAGCAATTGTTTCCGTGATAATTACAGTGTTGTCAATTGTTTTATTCTGTATTGAAACAATACCAGCTTTAAAGAAAACATGTGAAGAGAATGAGCCAGTTAATTTTGGTGACCCATTTTTCATTCTTGAAACCATTTGTACAGCTTTCTTCACGGTGGAAGTGTTTGTTCGTTTCTTTTCGTGTCCAAACAAGTTACTGTATTTCAAAGACTTCAAGAATCTTGTTGATGTTACAGCAGTTATACCTTACTACATTACATTATCCAACAGCCTTTCAAGTCAGAGCTGTGAATCCTCGAAATCCAGCACTTCCCTTGCGTTCTTACGTGTTGTACGATTAGTTCGgatatttaaattaacaaagcATTCGGCAGGACTGCAGGTGTTGATTCTTACCTTCAAAGCTTCACTGGAAGGACTCTTACTTTTCTTAGTTGCAATGAGTGTTTGCATTCTATTATTTTCTAGTGCAATATATTATGCGGAACATGAAATCAAAGGCTCACAAATTAGCAGTATTCCAGATGGGTTTTGGTGGGCTCTTATTACTATGTGTACAGTTGGTTACGGAGATCAGGTCCCAATTGGCTTCTGGGGAAAAATAATCGGGTCAATGTGTGCCCTTTCTGGTGTGTTAACGCTGGCTATTCCTGTCCCAATCATCAcggaaaattttaataaattttatgctCACAAAACTGGTAGAGGTCGAACGTGa